A single genomic interval of Helianthus annuus cultivar XRQ/B chromosome 13, HanXRQr2.0-SUNRISE, whole genome shotgun sequence harbors:
- the LOC110899830 gene encoding non-specific lipid-transfer protein-like has protein sequence MAKMAMMVLCAVVTCMVVAAPYAEALTCGQVSSSLAPCIGYLTKGGAVPPACCNGVKGLNNAAKTTPDRQAACGCLKSAYNSISGINAGNAASLPGKCGVNIPYKISPGTDCSKVQ, from the exons ATGGCAAAGATGGCAATGATGGTTTTATGTGCAGTAGTGACTTGCATGGTGGTGGCTGCACCTTATGCAGAGGCTCTTACCTGTGGTCAGGTATCCAGCAGCTTAGCACCATGCATTGGCTACCTAACCAAAGGTGGTGCTGTGCCACCAGCATGTTGCAATGGGGTAAAAGGGCTCAACAACGCTGCGAAAACAACCCCTGATCGTCAGGCTGCATGTGGCTGCTTGAAGAGTGCTTACAATTCCATCTCTGGCATCAATGCAGGCAATGCTGCCAGCCTCCCGGGCAAGTGCGGTGTCAACATCCCTTACAAGATCAGCCCGGGCACTGATTGCTCCAA GGTGCAGTGA